Proteins from a single region of Deltaproteobacteria bacterium:
- a CDS encoding DsbA family protein: protein MANVIVPIYYDYASSLCYVAKKVMGQLHGQLGIELLWKGVQISRRHQGWKNGEMIGGEARGKIFRVARETSVALRVPERWLDSSYALEGAEFARDHGKFPDYHDRIFAAVFEEGKDVGDLPTLLGLAESVGLRAAELEHALTSGMFTERVKETEAEAATFGVVGYPTFMLGEFPLIGIQPAETMRLLIQRYVEKKKEEVGH from the coding sequence ATGGCGAATGTCATCGTTCCGATTTACTACGATTATGCCTCTTCTCTGTGTTATGTGGCCAAGAAAGTCATGGGACAATTGCATGGACAGCTCGGCATCGAACTCTTGTGGAAAGGCGTACAGATTTCGCGGCGTCACCAGGGGTGGAAAAATGGCGAGATGATCGGCGGCGAGGCCAGAGGCAAGATTTTTCGCGTCGCGCGCGAGACCAGCGTGGCATTACGCGTGCCGGAGCGCTGGCTCGATTCCTCGTATGCGCTCGAAGGAGCGGAGTTCGCGCGCGATCACGGGAAGTTTCCCGACTATCACGACCGCATCTTCGCGGCGGTTTTCGAGGAGGGGAAAGACGTGGGCGACCTCCCCACCCTGCTCGGCTTAGCGGAATCCGTCGGATTGCGTGCAGCCGAACTCGAACACGCCTTGACCTCCGGAATGTTCACGGAGCGGGTCAAAGAAACCGAGGCCGAAGCCGCTACCTTCGGCGTGGTCGGCTACCCCACCTTCATGCTCGGCGAGTTTCCCTTGATCGGCATCCAACCCGCCGAGACCATGCGGCTGTTAATTCAGCGGTACGTCGAGAAGAAAAAAGAAGAAGTGGGGCATTAA
- a CDS encoding energy transducer TonB, with translation MSPSSLSSFHSSLQVFHRPIHVLVRTGRRSGAAWGASSLAHGVVLAAVLWGSAQVADAPRPLIRFVFAEPPPPPSVSVGASTAPASTSQPEQSPVVVEKPKEQAKAKLQELERLKIVKKKKLLQKPKPQQRELPMPRQPEAISEPVTAPAAVAPPSLATETTTSDDQGVIGGVTNGHAGGIIGGQGTEPLPIDQVANPPLLLSRVMPEYPRQARLQGAEGLVLLEAILDLDGRIEEDIKVLQSIPSLDLVAMRALRRWRFRPARDRGNRPVRVILAVPVRFVLK, from the coding sequence ATGAGCCCATCTTCGTTGTCTTCTTTCCATTCCTCGCTTCAAGTCTTTCATCGCCCTATTCATGTGCTAGTACGAACGGGACGACGCTCTGGCGCAGCCTGGGGAGCGTCGTCCCTCGCTCATGGCGTGGTGTTGGCTGCGGTCTTGTGGGGAAGTGCGCAAGTCGCTGACGCTCCTCGTCCGCTGATTCGTTTTGTCTTTGCCGAGCCCCCCCCGCCTCCTTCCGTGTCGGTCGGCGCCTCAACTGCGCCAGCCTCTACCTCTCAGCCTGAGCAGTCTCCGGTGGTAGTGGAAAAGCCGAAGGAACAAGCAAAGGCAAAATTACAAGAACTCGAACGCTTAAAGATCGTCAAGAAAAAGAAGCTGCTCCAAAAGCCAAAGCCGCAACAACGAGAGCTTCCTATGCCCCGACAACCGGAAGCGATTTCTGAGCCGGTAACGGCGCCCGCCGCTGTTGCACCGCCCAGCCTCGCGACTGAGACCACCACTAGCGACGACCAGGGCGTAATCGGCGGAGTCACTAATGGTCACGCCGGTGGGATTATTGGCGGACAGGGCACGGAACCACTTCCTATCGATCAAGTGGCAAACCCGCCATTGTTGCTCTCGCGCGTCATGCCAGAGTATCCGAGACAGGCGCGACTACAAGGAGCGGAAGGTCTGGTATTACTCGAAGCCATTCTCGACCTTGATGGCCGTATCGAAGAGGACATTAAAGTACTGCAATCCATTCCTTCATTGGACCTTGTCGCCATGCGAGCCTTGCGGCGGTGGCGGTTCCGCCCGGCGCGAGACCGGGGAAATCGCCCCGTACGTGTCATTCTCGCAGTGCCTGTGCGGTTCGTGCTCAAGTGA
- a CDS encoding MotA/TolQ/ExbB proton channel family protein: MQFTLVELWHAMGPLAKGVVVILVSMSLLSFSSAVEKWLFLRRVSKEATYFLQAWREQAMARGYGEAVALTKDYPHCLLAQVVRVGTHILDTATNAAHQGEVYDRAVRREIAAVGVAARRGLGVLATVGSTAPFVGLFGTVIGIVNAFRKMAAAGQGGLGVVSAGIAEALVTTALGIGVAIPAVWLFNFLTQRITRLLTEMECVAEELAVVALSNPQRDTTGLPNATREEGSDGNAAWPQ, from the coding sequence ATGCAGTTTACCCTAGTGGAGCTCTGGCACGCGATGGGACCTCTCGCCAAGGGCGTGGTGGTCATTTTAGTCAGTATGTCGCTGCTTTCGTTCTCGTCAGCGGTGGAGAAGTGGTTGTTTCTTCGTCGAGTATCCAAGGAGGCGACATATTTTCTGCAAGCGTGGCGTGAACAAGCAATGGCGCGAGGGTATGGCGAAGCGGTCGCTCTCACCAAGGACTACCCCCACTGTTTGCTTGCCCAGGTCGTGCGGGTAGGCACGCATATCTTAGACACGGCGACCAACGCCGCCCATCAGGGCGAAGTGTATGACCGTGCGGTACGACGCGAAATCGCCGCTGTCGGCGTGGCCGCACGGCGTGGGTTAGGCGTACTGGCAACCGTTGGGTCTACCGCGCCCTTCGTTGGACTGTTCGGCACGGTGATTGGCATCGTGAATGCGTTCCGGAAAATGGCTGCGGCTGGACAGGGCGGGTTGGGTGTTGTTTCGGCTGGTATCGCCGAAGCGTTAGTAACGACTGCCCTTGGCATCGGCGTTGCCATTCCGGCGGTGTGGCTGTTCAACTTTCTGACTCAACGCATCACTCGGTTACTCACTGAAATGGAGTGTGTGGCGGAGGAACTAGCGGTGGTTGCGCTGAGCAACCCTCAGCGCGACACCACGGGGCTTCCGAATGCGACACGAGAGGAGGGAAGCGATGGCAATGCAGCGTGGCCGCAATGA
- a CDS encoding biopolymer transporter ExbD, whose translation MAMQRGRNDELQAEINITPLVDVVLVLLVIFMVVTPLLKQEIPLELPSSDNSRSAQDLAQLTLTLASDGGVFLNGQPLMRDTLVTQLQAIYAARTEKTIFLEADRHLSYGDVVSVMDDCKAAGVTAIGVITKKEQSSAPQQQ comes from the coding sequence ATGGCAATGCAGCGTGGCCGCAATGATGAATTGCAGGCGGAAATCAATATCACTCCTCTTGTTGACGTCGTACTCGTTCTTTTGGTGATCTTTATGGTCGTGACCCCACTGTTAAAGCAGGAGATTCCCCTTGAGTTGCCGAGCTCGGACAACAGCCGCTCCGCACAGGATCTTGCTCAGCTGACGTTGACGCTCGCGTCGGACGGCGGAGTGTTTCTGAATGGTCAGCCTCTGATGCGCGATACACTAGTGACTCAATTGCAGGCGATCTACGCCGCGAGAACCGAGAAAACTATCTTTCTAGAGGCGGATCGTCATCTCTCATATGGCGATGTCGTGAGTGTCATGGATGACTGCAAGGCAGCAGGTGTGACCGCGATCGGGGTGATTACGAAAAAGGAACAATCCTCTGCTCCGCAGCAGCAGTGA
- a CDS encoding TonB-dependent receptor, with the protein MSFWLSCLSMTVIVAETTAQPAGPQPSTAATTETPPTTSPKAPVILMPRVDVVGSRDEMNDIPGSATIIDQETLKESRVFDVQEALRKAPGVHVRSEEGFGLRPNIGIRGLNPTRSTKVTLLEDGVPLAYAPYGDNASYYHPPIDRFDRIELLKGAGQLLFGPQSIGGVINYITPTPPEVFSGFASLAGGSRDFFDSKFRIGGKGLLLDYTHKQGDGARDNISTNLDDINLKWVLPFSDTHGVTLRANMFTEDSTVTYSGLTQAEFENFGARYNPFKNDEFEIERYGLSATHQIEFAAATQLTTNFYYSYFDRDWWRQASTTTDGQCGAAFTASRTAGVRVDPDLCNSIQGRLRSYHTGGVEPRLRVGWTALGIENEFEAGFKAHFESQERRQLNATSPQARKGTLVENNLRRTEAFSGFIANRFSLGPVTIMPVLRYEYIDNSRTNRLTNVKGSDSLDEVVPGVGITYTPLTWLTLFTGVHRGFAPPRTEDIIDGVGGSTEVGAEDSINFEVGGRAEPFPGVSLQATYFRNEFDRLIAVGSIAGGSTPLAEGKALFEGLELSGHAGLPLGFYFQTAFTWLPTAEQQEPFRRVVGGQLVAGSKAGNRQPYAPEVLFTGALGYDWRDLNAQFEVVHVGSQYGDFANTRTPTANGQAGEIDSHTILNLAANYFIRPLGATAFVTLKNLADETYITDRTRGIQVGMPRHVFGGLTYEW; encoded by the coding sequence ATGTCCTTCTGGCTTTCATGCCTGAGTATGACGGTCATAGTCGCGGAAACGACAGCCCAACCGGCCGGGCCACAGCCAAGCACGGCAGCCACGACGGAAACCCCTCCTACTACATCGCCTAAAGCGCCAGTGATCCTGATGCCGCGCGTGGACGTTGTCGGTTCTCGCGATGAAATGAACGACATCCCGGGAAGCGCCACCATCATCGATCAGGAAACGCTGAAGGAAAGCCGGGTTTTTGACGTCCAAGAAGCGCTGCGCAAAGCGCCTGGGGTGCATGTCCGCAGCGAGGAAGGCTTTGGTCTGCGTCCCAATATCGGGATTCGTGGCCTCAATCCCACGCGGTCAACGAAGGTCACTTTGCTAGAGGACGGCGTTCCACTGGCGTACGCGCCTTATGGTGACAACGCCAGCTACTATCACCCTCCCATTGACCGCTTTGACCGTATCGAGTTACTCAAGGGCGCGGGACAACTGCTCTTCGGCCCGCAGAGCATCGGCGGGGTAATCAACTACATTACGCCAACCCCGCCCGAGGTATTCAGCGGGTTTGCCTCGCTCGCGGGCGGAAGCCGTGACTTCTTCGACAGCAAATTCAGAATCGGAGGCAAGGGATTACTGTTGGATTACACCCATAAGCAGGGAGACGGCGCGCGCGATAATATCTCCACCAATTTAGACGATATCAATCTGAAATGGGTGCTGCCGTTCTCCGATACCCATGGGGTGACGCTGCGGGCGAACATGTTTACGGAAGATTCCACAGTCACCTACAGCGGGCTCACGCAGGCCGAGTTCGAAAACTTCGGCGCACGGTATAATCCGTTCAAGAACGACGAGTTTGAAATTGAACGCTACGGCCTCTCGGCGACACACCAGATCGAGTTTGCTGCGGCCACGCAACTGACCACGAACTTTTATTACTCGTACTTCGACCGGGACTGGTGGCGGCAGGCGAGCACCACCACCGACGGTCAGTGCGGTGCCGCGTTTACCGCGAGCCGCACGGCTGGCGTGCGGGTTGATCCGGACCTGTGTAATTCGATCCAAGGGCGCTTGCGCTCGTACCACACCGGTGGGGTCGAGCCGCGCCTGCGGGTCGGCTGGACCGCCTTGGGGATCGAGAACGAGTTCGAGGCTGGCTTCAAGGCCCACTTCGAATCGCAGGAGCGCCGCCAGCTCAACGCGACCTCTCCTCAAGCACGGAAGGGCACGCTGGTCGAAAATAACTTGCGGAGAACAGAGGCATTCTCGGGTTTTATCGCCAACCGTTTTTCGCTCGGCCCCGTGACCATCATGCCGGTACTCCGCTATGAGTACATCGACAACTCACGGACCAACCGGCTCACCAACGTGAAAGGATCGGACAGCCTCGACGAGGTCGTGCCTGGGGTAGGGATCACCTACACGCCGCTGACGTGGCTCACTCTTTTTACTGGCGTCCATAGAGGGTTCGCGCCGCCGCGCACTGAAGACATCATTGATGGAGTAGGGGGTAGCACCGAGGTCGGCGCGGAGGATTCGATCAACTTCGAGGTCGGTGGGCGGGCCGAACCGTTCCCCGGCGTCTCCCTGCAAGCGACCTACTTTCGCAATGAATTTGACCGATTGATCGCGGTGGGCTCCATCGCCGGCGGGTCGACGCCACTTGCCGAAGGAAAGGCACTGTTCGAGGGCCTAGAACTCTCCGGTCACGCAGGACTTCCTCTGGGTTTCTATTTCCAAACGGCCTTCACTTGGTTGCCGACCGCCGAACAACAGGAACCTTTCCGCCGGGTCGTCGGTGGCCAGCTCGTTGCTGGCAGCAAGGCCGGCAACCGGCAGCCGTACGCGCCGGAAGTGCTGTTTACTGGCGCACTCGGCTATGACTGGCGTGATCTCAATGCGCAGTTCGAAGTCGTCCACGTCGGCTCGCAATACGGCGACTTCGCCAACACGCGCACCCCGACCGCGAACGGTCAGGCGGGTGAGATCGATTCCCACACGATTCTGAACCTTGCCGCCAACTACTTCATCCGCCCGTTGGGCGCGACTGCCTTTGTAACGCTGAAGAACCTAGCGGACGAGACGTACATTACGGATCGGACGCGCGGCATACAGGTGGGTATGCCGCGTCACGTATTCGGGGGGCTGACGTATGAGTGGTAG
- a CDS encoding TonB-dependent siderophore receptor encodes MKDIYNHLVYYAFSLMLFCAPPRALAQEGSLEKAKPAQEQRHPVLPPKEETSPAASPPPQDGRSTPNTFAIPETTVTGAQENSYKAASATTATKTETPLRDIPQSISVVTERVVKSQNAFTLRDALKNVSGLTIAAGEGGRTGDSITLRGFAANSDIYLDGVKDNGQYFRDTFFLERIEALKGPSSVLFGRGTTGGLINIITKKPNPELMAQGEFTYGSFDFKRGTLDVGGAVTGFMNARLSALYQEADSFREFNFTDRWGLAPSLGFSLGNQTSLTLQLLHQEEDSAFDYGLPMFRGKPARVDENTFYGYPDDRLQKYDTTIATAVLTHKFSSDLSVRNSFRYGDYERRYRSHLFGAVTDRGEDSTIARSQALRLNTQQNLYNQTDFTWNSPLFGREHTLLFGAEFGRENFDFRSKNSTGITPISIFHPVLTRSVGTGRANDFDGTLNTYNDVQAETQSFYSQSQFTIAPQWKTLAGFRWDRFHIDFHNRLPGAADFQQTDTMFSYRFGLVWEPEEMQSYYFSYGTGFNPSAETFALSAATVDLDPEENRNFEVGAKIDLFDGRLSATGALFRLEKTNARTPDPNDPTRNILAGEQRTEGFELGLAGIILPRWNVSASYAYLDGTTVKANAAAGAIPSEGKGLPNVPRNSGVVWASYELTDAFEVGGGVFFAGHRFTSNTHVAKLPGYTRLDGMLAYHHKNFDLQLNLFNLADELYFESGQTSSALPGIPLSAQVTLRVKY; translated from the coding sequence GTGAAAGATATCTATAACCATCTCGTCTACTACGCATTCTCTCTTATGCTTTTTTGCGCGCCTCCTCGTGCGCTCGCTCAGGAGGGTTCGCTGGAGAAAGCGAAACCGGCGCAGGAGCAACGCCATCCGGTGCTGCCGCCCAAGGAGGAAACTTCACCTGCCGCTTCTCCTCCCCCGCAGGATGGACGCTCGACGCCGAACACGTTTGCCATACCGGAAACCACGGTGACCGGCGCACAAGAGAACAGTTACAAAGCTGCTTCCGCGACAACCGCCACAAAGACGGAGACGCCGCTGCGAGATATTCCCCAATCGATTAGTGTCGTAACCGAACGGGTTGTCAAATCGCAGAACGCCTTCACTTTGCGCGACGCGCTGAAAAACGTCAGCGGACTGACCATTGCCGCCGGTGAAGGCGGGCGGACCGGGGATTCCATCACCCTCCGGGGGTTTGCCGCCAATTCCGATATTTACCTGGATGGCGTCAAAGACAATGGACAATATTTTCGCGACACATTTTTTCTCGAACGGATTGAGGCTCTGAAAGGTCCCTCCTCAGTGTTGTTTGGGCGTGGCACGACTGGAGGGCTGATTAACATCATTACCAAAAAACCTAATCCTGAGCTGATGGCGCAAGGCGAGTTTACGTACGGCTCGTTCGACTTTAAGCGTGGAACTCTTGATGTTGGCGGTGCGGTGACAGGATTCATGAACGCGCGGCTCAGCGCCTTATATCAAGAGGCTGACAGTTTTCGTGAATTTAACTTTACCGACCGTTGGGGGCTGGCGCCCTCGCTGGGGTTCTCTCTTGGTAATCAGACGAGTTTAACTCTTCAGCTCCTCCATCAAGAAGAGGATAGCGCGTTCGACTATGGCCTCCCGATGTTCCGCGGGAAGCCAGCGCGTGTCGACGAGAACACGTTCTATGGCTATCCAGATGACCGCCTCCAAAAATACGACACCACGATTGCCACCGCTGTCTTGACGCACAAGTTCTCATCCGATCTCTCTGTCCGCAACAGTTTCCGCTATGGCGATTACGAACGTCGGTATCGCTCGCATCTGTTTGGCGCCGTTACCGATAGAGGCGAGGACTCGACAATAGCGCGAAGCCAGGCGCTACGGCTCAACACCCAGCAAAACCTCTACAACCAAACGGACTTCACGTGGAACTCTCCCTTGTTTGGTCGTGAACATACCCTCCTGTTCGGTGCGGAGTTTGGGCGCGAGAATTTTGATTTCAGAAGCAAAAATTCGACGGGAATAACCCCGATTTCCATTTTTCATCCGGTGTTGACACGCTCGGTGGGCACCGGTCGCGCTAATGATTTTGATGGGACGCTGAACACCTACAATGATGTGCAGGCGGAGACGCAGAGCTTCTACTCGCAAAGTCAGTTCACCATCGCACCGCAATGGAAAACGCTTGCCGGTTTCCGCTGGGATCGCTTTCATATTGACTTCCACAACCGTTTGCCTGGTGCTGCCGATTTCCAACAGACCGATACGATGTTTAGTTATCGCTTTGGCCTCGTGTGGGAGCCGGAGGAAATGCAGTCGTACTACTTCAGCTATGGCACGGGGTTTAATCCATCCGCCGAGACCTTTGCTCTAAGCGCCGCGACAGTGGACCTCGACCCGGAAGAGAATCGAAACTTTGAGGTCGGAGCGAAGATTGATTTGTTCGATGGGCGGCTCTCCGCCACAGGGGCGCTGTTCCGCTTGGAAAAGACCAATGCCCGCACGCCTGATCCAAACGACCCCACCCGTAATATCCTCGCGGGCGAGCAGCGCACGGAGGGGTTCGAGCTGGGGTTGGCCGGCATTATCCTCCCGCGTTGGAATGTTTCGGCGTCCTATGCCTATTTGGACGGCACGACTGTGAAAGCGAACGCTGCCGCCGGTGCCATTCCGAGCGAAGGAAAAGGTCTGCCGAACGTCCCGCGCAATAGTGGAGTGGTCTGGGCCAGCTACGAATTAACCGACGCTTTTGAGGTCGGAGGTGGAGTCTTCTTTGCCGGGCATCGTTTCACCTCCAACACCCACGTGGCGAAATTACCCGGCTACACGCGCCTTGACGGTATGTTGGCCTACCACCATAAGAATTTCGATCTTCAGTTGAACCTGTTCAATCTTGCCGACGAACTCTACTTTGAGTCCGGGCAAACAAGCTCGGCTTTGCCAGGAATTCCTCTTTCCGCTCAAGTCACGCTGCGGGTCAAATACTAA
- a CDS encoding Fe2+-dependent dioxygenase, translated as MLLQIENLLSSETLTRINRVMDQAAWVDGRVTAGYQSERVKRNLQLPEDSPEAHELGELVLAALSQNALFIGAALPRRIFPPLFNCYAAGMTFGPHIDNALRGAGNPLRTDLSATVFLSKLEDYDGGELIIDDTYGCQTVKLPAGHMVLYPATSLHRVAPITRGARRACFFWVQSFVREDAKRVLLFDLDVVTQRLTQRLSNAPELLQLTACYHNLIRMWAEA; from the coding sequence ATGTTACTGCAAATCGAGAACCTGCTATCTTCCGAGACCCTCACGCGGATCAATCGCGTCATGGATCAGGCAGCCTGGGTGGATGGACGCGTCACCGCCGGCTATCAATCCGAGCGCGTGAAACGCAATCTGCAATTACCCGAGGACTCACCTGAGGCTCATGAGTTGGGTGAACTGGTGCTCGCGGCGCTCTCCCAAAATGCGTTGTTTATCGGCGCGGCTCTGCCCCGTCGGATCTTCCCACCGCTTTTCAATTGCTATGCCGCTGGGATGACGTTTGGTCCGCATATCGATAACGCCCTTCGTGGGGCGGGCAACCCGCTCCGCACTGACCTCTCCGCAACGGTGTTCCTGAGTAAGCTAGAGGACTACGACGGTGGAGAACTCATTATTGACGACACCTACGGTTGTCAAACCGTGAAGTTGCCAGCCGGCCATATGGTGCTCTATCCAGCAACCAGTCTTCACCGAGTCGCCCCGATCACGCGAGGCGCGCGCCGGGCATGTTTCTTTTGGGTTCAGAGTTTCGTCCGCGAGGACGCCAAACGCGTACTTCTGTTCGACCTCGACGTGGTCACTCAGCGGTTAACCCAGCGTCTCTCCAACGCACCGGAACTTTTACAGTTGACGGCTTGTTATCACAACCTGATTCGCATGTGGGCGGAGGCGTGA
- a CDS encoding PepSY domain-containing protein, with translation MIKKFWFQAHWLLGITAGVVLAVMGVTGAMLSFEHELLHWLNADLMTVSPRPEGPLPPHELLARVQSTHPQKRLMGLNLSADPGEAASVGFSPDGSGQGKRGGRGEWRYVDPYTGALLGEAKGREFFRFVTELHRWLAAGEVGKAVTGASTFALLVLSLSGLYLRWPRKIWNWRIWFTFNFALSGRSFLWHLHAIAGTWVLLFYLLAGLTGLFWSYEWYRNSLFSLTGAQPPNWEGTSLDAPITAPPDIAAAWATFLREAGQFQTVTLSLPQKPTQALEIRYLDFPPRHERAFNQLTLHPISGAVIRHTRYAERSLGAKLVQSIFVLHSGGFFGLLGLLLMMIASLTMPVFAVTGWMLYLDRRAKKRAVQTMATLVGSTPQNVERQSSG, from the coding sequence ATGATCAAGAAGTTCTGGTTCCAAGCCCACTGGTTGCTTGGCATTACTGCGGGGGTAGTCCTTGCCGTCATGGGCGTTACCGGCGCCATGCTGTCGTTCGAACATGAGCTGTTGCACTGGTTGAATGCCGACCTCATGACGGTCTCTCCTCGCCCAGAAGGACCATTGCCGCCGCACGAGTTGCTCGCGCGGGTCCAATCGACACATCCGCAGAAACGTCTCATGGGTCTGAATCTTTCCGCCGATCCCGGGGAAGCCGCCTCTGTTGGCTTCTCTCCCGACGGAAGCGGTCAAGGAAAACGTGGCGGACGAGGAGAATGGCGCTACGTCGATCCCTACACCGGCGCCTTACTAGGTGAAGCAAAAGGCCGGGAGTTCTTCCGCTTCGTTACCGAACTCCATCGTTGGCTTGCCGCTGGCGAGGTAGGCAAAGCTGTGACGGGAGCCTCTACGTTCGCTTTGCTTGTGCTGAGTCTGTCGGGATTGTACTTACGTTGGCCACGGAAGATCTGGAACTGGCGCATCTGGTTCACGTTCAACTTTGCACTCTCTGGACGGAGTTTTCTCTGGCATCTCCATGCCATCGCCGGCACGTGGGTGTTGCTGTTCTACCTTCTGGCGGGCCTGACTGGACTCTTCTGGTCGTACGAATGGTACCGGAACAGTCTCTTTTCTCTCACTGGAGCACAACCGCCGAATTGGGAAGGAACTTCCCTCGACGCACCTATCACTGCGCCTCCGGATATTGCCGCTGCATGGGCTACGTTTTTGCGTGAAGCCGGGCAATTTCAGACAGTGACTCTGAGCCTCCCGCAAAAACCGACGCAGGCGCTGGAGATTCGCTATTTGGACTTTCCTCCGCGCCATGAACGCGCCTTTAATCAACTAACGCTGCATCCCATAAGCGGCGCCGTCATTCGTCACACTCGTTATGCTGAACGATCTCTGGGGGCGAAGTTAGTGCAGAGCATCTTTGTCCTCCATTCTGGCGGTTTTTTTGGTCTGCTGGGTTTGCTGCTAATGATGATCGCGAGCCTGACCATGCCCGTCTTTGCCGTCACCGGGTGGATGCTCTACTTGGATCGTCGTGCGAAAAAACGGGCAGTGCAAACGATGGCGACTTTGGTGGGGTCGACCCCTCAGAATGTTGAACGGCAGTCCTCTGGCTGA
- a CDS encoding RNA polymerase sigma factor, whose protein sequence is MRAMLSGVTALESEPAATERADSFSTFVTLHRERARRLAWRLVGGDEAAAEDIAQDAFVKAYRGLGNFRGEASFETWFYRIVVRQAQDYRRWRAVRALWSHVWEQEPQAEGRDLGDPGLRRRITAALDRLSRRQREIFILVHFEGFTVQACAELLRKPVGTVKSHLHRALVALRKELADLQESKGGVQP, encoded by the coding sequence ATGAGAGCAATGCTAAGCGGAGTGACAGCGCTGGAATCCGAGCCCGCCGCCACGGAGCGCGCCGATTCCTTTAGTACCTTTGTGACGTTGCATCGCGAGCGTGCGCGTCGTCTTGCCTGGCGATTAGTTGGCGGCGACGAGGCCGCCGCCGAGGACATCGCTCAGGATGCTTTCGTCAAAGCATACCGTGGGTTAGGGAATTTTCGTGGGGAGGCGAGCTTCGAGACCTGGTTCTATCGCATAGTAGTGCGCCAGGCGCAGGACTATCGGCGTTGGCGCGCCGTACGAGCATTGTGGAGTCATGTTTGGGAACAAGAGCCGCAAGCGGAGGGGAGAGATCTTGGCGACCCAGGGCTCCGCCGTCGGATTACCGCAGCTCTTGATCGGCTTTCCCGACGACAACGTGAAATCTTTATCTTAGTGCACTTCGAAGGGTTTACTGTTCAGGCATGCGCCGAGCTGCTGAGGAAGCCGGTGGGTACGGTCAAAAGTCACCTCCACCGCGCTCTTGTGGCGCTACGAAAGGAACTCGCCGATCTCCAAGAATCAAAAGGAGGGGTACAGCCATGA
- a CDS encoding periplasmic heavy metal sensor, whose amino-acid sequence MHKRSRFVGMTCLALSLIGGAMAYGWSGAGRGGHHFGRGEGHLEQMVESLGLDEKSMAAVKKILDASKANREDLFAKMHDAHERMRTLLEQEQPEEASVMAQADTIGALETEGRKQRLHTMLAVRALLTPAQRAKLLEKLQEERHGRRGAWQHDKVPQSSPDNPSTQGKPHPDER is encoded by the coding sequence ATGCACAAACGATCGCGGTTTGTTGGCATGACTTGCCTTGCTCTGAGCCTCATAGGCGGAGCGATGGCGTATGGCTGGTCTGGAGCTGGCCGGGGTGGTCATCATTTTGGACGCGGAGAAGGGCACCTCGAACAGATGGTAGAATCTCTTGGGTTAGACGAAAAATCTATGGCGGCAGTGAAGAAAATCCTTGACGCATCGAAAGCGAATCGTGAAGATCTTTTCGCCAAAATGCACGACGCGCATGAACGTATGCGTACCCTGCTTGAGCAAGAACAACCCGAGGAAGCGTCGGTGATGGCGCAAGCCGATACAATTGGAGCGCTCGAAACCGAAGGCCGGAAACAGCGACTTCACACGATGCTTGCTGTCCGCGCGCTGCTAACGCCCGCACAACGGGCAAAGCTGCTCGAAAAATTGCAGGAAGAACGCCACGGGCGACGCGGGGCTTGGCAACACGACAAGGTGCCGCAGAGCAGTCCCGACAATCCCTCTACCCAGGGAAAACCTCATCCAGATGAGCGATAG